A portion of the Cryptomeria japonica chromosome 5, Sugi_1.0, whole genome shotgun sequence genome contains these proteins:
- the LOC131034143 gene encoding uncharacterized protein LOC131034143, translated as MGKEYQEDDVSTSCISSEPTMQGEVSSSTLAPLHPKESNEKFHLDETEAHQRSLKASLVKVSAMLLFMISSFVAIFAPGSPEAPLHSADLGMILNDLRTRVRIPGIVYIVLNDLRARVRTAGTVYTVLQSVDKIHYALGSAAILVIGTVIYFSSRKKQSRGVICSVEENVIEEAPAEIQCENDDAVKPSVCPCSNSPEASLHCWEPISELKVKLELEYSVGDMSSSEKMSPTDTTQVFERKTRRKSMSTITHNVVKRDSSVGSSSSCDRSRSRECKVEAPLRRSSRIRNKVMSPPSAGALQITSRG; from the exons ATGGGTAAAGAATACCAGGAAGACGACGTGTCTACCAGCTGTATTTCTTCAGAGCCAACAATGCAGGGCGAGGTCTCGAGTTCGACTCTTGCCCCTCTCCACCCCAAGGAAAGCAACGAAAAATTTCATCTTGATGAGACTGAAGCGCACCAAAGATCTCTGAAAGCGAGCTTGGTTAAAGTGAGCGCCATGCTGCTTTTCATGATTTCTTCTTTCGTTGCAATCTTTGCGCCTGGATCCCCTGAAGCTCCCCTGCATTCCGCTGACCTAGGCATGATCTTGAATGACCTGAGGACGCGGGTTCGAATCCCGGGAATCGTATACATTGTCTTAAATGACCTGAGGGCTCGGGTTCGAACCGCAGGAACCGTATACACTGTCTTGCAAAGTGTAGACAAGATCCATTACGCACTTGGATCTGCAGCAATTTTGGTGATTGGGACTGTGATTTATTTTTCTTCTCGGAAGAAACAGAGCAGGGGGGTTATTTGTTCTGTTGAGGAAAATGTCATTGAGGAAGCTCCAGCTGAAATACAGTGCGAAAATGATGATGCGGTAAAGCCATCGGTGTGCCCCTGTTCGAATTCCCCAGAGGCTTCTCTGCACTGTTGGGAGCCTATTTCCGAATTGAAGGTAAAGCTCGAGCTGGAGTATTCTGTAGGAGACATGAGCTCGTCCGAGAAAATGTCGCCTACAGATACAACGCAGGTCTTTGAGAGAAAGACCAGAAGAAAAAGCATGTCTACCATTACTCATAATGTGGTTAAACGAGATTCATCTGTGGGTTCTTCGTCGTCTTGTGATAGATCTCGTTCAAGAGAG TGTAAAGTAGAAGCACCCCTGCGAAGATCCAGCAGAATTCGCAATAAAGTAATGTCGCCACCGTCAGCAGGGGCACTGCAAATAACATCCAGAGGATGA